In uncultured Bacteroides sp., the following proteins share a genomic window:
- a CDS encoding DUF4248 domain-containing protein, producing MEEKLSEFKVRSYGKADLALMYNPEMCVREALRTLMRWIVRNERLYRDLMELGYKKSCKILTPLEVAVITRYLGEP from the coding sequence ATGGAAGAAAAATTATCGGAATTTAAGGTTCGGAGTTATGGAAAGGCGGATCTGGCTTTGATGTATAATCCGGAGATGTGTGTGCGAGAGGCGTTGCGTACGCTGATGCGGTGGATTGTGCGTAATGAGCGTTTATATCGTGATTTAATGGAGTTGGGGTACAAAAAGTCCTGCAAAATACTTACGCCGCTGGAGGTGGCGGTGATCACCCGCTATCTGGGGGAACCTTGA
- a CDS encoding HU family DNA-binding protein — MAVKFSVVAKKNPSRITEPAKFYAQAQGYGEMSFDLICKDVDSRCTATRADVAAVLNALITTMELSMVKGEIIRLGDFGTFQVALSSAGAATEKEFHSSMIKKSRIAFRPGKLLTNMLKTLDYSQVAKLPVKTAASATPEAPAGA; from the coding sequence ATGGCAGTAAAATTTTCAGTAGTTGCAAAAAAGAACCCTTCACGAATCACAGAACCCGCAAAATTCTATGCCCAAGCACAAGGCTATGGCGAAATGTCCTTCGACCTCATCTGTAAAGACGTTGACAGCCGATGTACCGCAACAAGAGCGGACGTAGCAGCCGTTCTTAACGCATTGATCACCACAATGGAGCTATCGATGGTCAAAGGCGAGATCATCCGTCTGGGCGATTTCGGAACGTTTCAGGTAGCGCTTAGCAGTGCCGGAGCAGCAACCGAGAAAGAGTTTCACAGCTCCATGATCAAGAAATCGCGTATCGCGTTCCGTCCGGGCAAGTTGTTAACCAACATGTTGAAAACCCTGGATTACTCACAAGTAGCCAAGCTGCCAGTCAAGACAGCCGCGTCAGCAACACCGGAAGCACCCGCAGGTGCCTAA
- a CDS encoding N-acetylmuramoyl-L-alanine amidase: protein MREINLLVIHCTATRSNLPFTQADLERSHRERGFNGIGYHYYIRRDGSIKSTRPLDKVGAHAKGYNAHSIGICYEGGLNAQGKPADTRTEWQRHSLRVLLLTLLRDYPGSKIVGHRDLSPDLDGDGVIESHEWLKFCPCFNTAEYSSLK from the coding sequence ATGAGAGAGATCAACCTGCTAGTGATACACTGCACCGCCACGCGCTCCAACCTACCCTTTACCCAGGCCGACCTTGAGCGAAGCCACAGGGAAAGAGGCTTCAACGGCATAGGTTACCATTACTACATCCGCCGGGATGGCAGTATAAAGAGTACCCGTCCGCTGGACAAAGTCGGAGCGCACGCCAAAGGCTACAATGCCCACAGCATAGGTATATGTTACGAAGGTGGCCTCAATGCCCAGGGAAAACCGGCAGACACCCGTACTGAGTGGCAACGCCACTCCCTCCGTGTGCTGCTCCTCACCCTACTCAGGGATTACCCGGGCAGTAAGATCGTTGGTCACCGCGATCTCAGTCCTGATCTTGATGGTGATGGTGTTATTGAGTCTCATGAGTGGTTGAAATTCTGTCCCTGCTTTAATACAGCAGAGTACAGCTCTCTGAAATAG
- a CDS encoding ATP-binding protein yields the protein MEFVDRIEESERLTKVLAEDNTSFVVVYGRRRLGKSTLIKRVLTSKDVYYLADQTEAIHQREVLAKMISSVIPGFDKVIYPDWDSLLDTLNDRLDKKFTLCVDEFPYLVSACPELPSILQKKLDSKELKYNLIVCGSSQQLMYGLVLDSTSPLYGRADVILKITPIKLPYIQQALKLSDVEAVEEYAVWGGVPRYWELREGDKNLLDSVKRNLLSVNGTLYEEPMKLFKDDMNDIVKTATIMSYVGLGANKLSEIAGRCGEVSTNLSRPLSKLMSLGYLEKELPFGEDEKNSKKSLYKISDPFMNFYFRFIVPNRSFIELGRITPILSAYENQFSAFVAQYWEKLCRESVSGNEIDGVTYGIARRWWGNISRTEKIEIDVVAESLDKKYLFVGECKWTTGENADRLMSELKTKAEKLPFAKNHIIVAKLFLKNHPSGESKDVLLPADVIHLMR from the coding sequence ATGGAATTTGTCGATAGAATAGAGGAGAGCGAGCGACTTACCAAAGTACTTGCAGAAGACAACACATCGTTTGTTGTTGTTTATGGTCGTAGGCGTTTGGGTAAATCAACGCTGATAAAGCGTGTTCTAACCTCAAAAGATGTCTATTATCTTGCAGACCAAACTGAGGCTATACACCAAAGAGAAGTGTTGGCTAAGATGATTAGTAGTGTCATTCCGGGGTTCGATAAAGTTATTTATCCGGACTGGGACTCCTTGTTGGATACATTGAATGACAGGCTGGACAAAAAGTTTACATTATGTGTTGATGAGTTTCCATACCTTGTTTCGGCTTGTCCGGAACTTCCGTCTATTCTGCAAAAGAAGTTGGATTCAAAGGAGTTAAAGTATAATTTGATTGTGTGTGGCTCTTCCCAACAGCTAATGTATGGATTGGTATTGGATAGCACATCTCCTTTATATGGTCGTGCGGATGTGATACTTAAAATTACGCCTATTAAATTGCCCTATATTCAGCAAGCACTGAAACTGTCAGACGTAGAGGCAGTTGAAGAGTATGCTGTATGGGGTGGTGTTCCTCGTTATTGGGAGCTGAGAGAGGGTGACAAAAATCTTCTTGATTCGGTAAAGCGTAATTTGTTATCGGTAAATGGCACTTTATATGAGGAGCCGATGAAGTTGTTTAAAGATGATATGAATGATATTGTAAAAACCGCTACTATAATGTCTTACGTAGGATTAGGAGCTAATAAACTCTCTGAGATAGCGGGTCGGTGTGGGGAAGTTTCTACAAATCTTTCTCGTCCGTTATCTAAATTGATGTCGCTGGGTTATCTCGAAAAAGAGCTGCCATTTGGGGAAGATGAAAAAAACTCCAAAAAAAGTCTCTATAAAATTAGTGACCCTTTTATGAATTTTTATTTTCGGTTTATCGTACCCAATCGTTCTTTCATAGAGTTGGGAAGAATAACCCCAATTTTATCAGCTTATGAGAATCAGTTTTCAGCCTTTGTAGCTCAGTATTGGGAAAAGCTATGTCGTGAATCTGTTTCCGGCAATGAGATTGACGGTGTTACTTATGGCATAGCTCGCAGGTGGTGGGGGAATATTTCCCGTACTGAAAAGATAGAGATCGATGTTGTTGCAGAGTCGTTAGACAAGAAATATTTATTCGTTGGTGAGTGCAAATGGACAACAGGAGAAAATGCTGACAGATTAATGTCTGAGTTGAAAACGAAAGCTGAAAAATTGCCATTTGCCAAAAATCATATCATAGTGGCAAAACTATTTCTAAAAAATCACCCTTCAGGCGAAAGTAAAGATGTACTATTGCCGGCAGATGTAATTCATCTGATGAGATAA
- a CDS encoding VapE domain-containing protein, protein MRNIISPKNYFGSLPEWDGTDHLTLFINRVQTTNQELWTETLTRWLCGIVKSELYGRQDNAFVPLICGEQCTGKTTFTRSILPPPLRIYYSEEPIGKYGKEITPPRGYIMVHGTDMECPILYEAKCYKEMYGKRKKGTRIPSVIYTTSWDQQECCEPFIFFEITRSIDNESPVNYEQLYAQIIQKLKDE, encoded by the coding sequence ATGAGAAACATTATTTCGCCAAAAAATTATTTCGGGAGCCTTCCGGAGTGGGACGGTACAGATCACCTTACCCTCTTTATTAACCGTGTGCAAACCACCAATCAGGAATTGTGGACCGAAACCCTTACCAGGTGGCTGTGTGGTATCGTAAAATCAGAACTTTACGGCAGGCAGGACAATGCCTTCGTACCACTTATTTGTGGCGAGCAATGCACTGGAAAGACAACCTTTACCCGCAGCATCCTCCCACCCCCGCTTAGGATATACTACTCAGAGGAACCAATCGGCAAGTACGGCAAAGAAATCACACCACCTCGTGGGTATATAATGGTGCATGGTACCGACATGGAATGCCCCATTCTTTATGAGGCCAAGTGTTACAAAGAAATGTACGGAAAGAGAAAAAAAGGCACCCGTATACCCTCGGTAATTTACACCACCAGTTGGGATCAACAGGAATGTTGCGAACCTTTCATTTTTTTCGAGATAACAAGGAGTATCGACAATGAAAGCCCGGTAAACTATGAACAGCTATACGCACAGATTATTCAGAAGCTTAAAGATGAATAA
- a CDS encoding virulence RhuM family protein, whose amino-acid sequence MAEEKNSNIVIYQSEDGQTHIEVRMEGETVWLTQQQMSDLYQTSRTNVVEHIKHIYEEGELMEESTCRKIRQVRQEGTRMVEREIPHYNLDMIISLGYRINSIQATHFRQWATARLKEYIIKGFTMDDERLKQMGGGNYWKELLDRIRDIRSSEKVMYRQVLDIYATAVDYDPRAEQSIEFFKIVQNKLHFAAHGHTAAEVIFERADADQHIMGLTSFKGDHPTLRDAKIAKNYLSAEELKVLNNLVSGYFDFAEIQAIKHRPMYMNDYIKHLDAILSSSGEALLPGPGTVSHEQAMDKAETEYRKWEVRTLSPVEQAYLDNIKMLNHKTKGKKFR is encoded by the coding sequence ATGGCAGAAGAAAAAAACAGCAATATCGTTATCTATCAGAGTGAAGACGGCCAGACACATATTGAGGTGCGGATGGAAGGAGAAACCGTATGGTTGACACAGCAACAAATGAGCGACCTTTATCAAACGTCTCGAACAAATGTGGTAGAGCACATTAAACACATCTATGAGGAAGGTGAACTTATGGAAGAGTCAACCTGTCGGAAAATCCGACAGGTTCGACAAGAAGGAACACGTATGGTTGAGCGGGAGATTCCTCATTATAATCTTGATATGATTATTTCTTTGGGTTACCGAATAAATTCAATTCAAGCCACGCACTTTCGCCAATGGGCAACGGCTCGTCTGAAAGAATATATCATAAAGGGCTTCACTATGGATGATGAACGCTTAAAGCAGATGGGAGGAGGCAATTATTGGAAAGAATTACTGGACCGAATTCGAGACATCCGTTCATCAGAAAAGGTGATGTATCGCCAAGTTCTCGATATATACGCTACTGCGGTTGATTACGATCCACGTGCAGAGCAATCTATTGAGTTTTTTAAGATCGTACAGAATAAACTTCACTTTGCCGCCCATGGACATACAGCCGCAGAAGTGATTTTTGAACGTGCCGATGCAGATCAGCATATCATGGGATTAACCTCATTTAAAGGCGACCACCCTACATTGCGCGATGCCAAGATAGCCAAAAACTATTTGAGTGCAGAAGAGCTCAAAGTATTGAACAACCTTGTTTCTGGATACTTTGATTTTGCAGAAATTCAGGCCATAAAGCATCGTCCCATGTATATGAACGATTACATCAAGCATTTGGATGCCATACTGTCTTCTTCTGGAGAAGCTCTACTGCCTGGACCTGGTACAGTGAGTCACGAACAAGCCATGGATAAAGCCGAAACGGAATACCGCAAGTGGGAAGTGCGAACGCTTTCTCCCGTAGAACAAGCCTACCTTGATAATATTAAAATGTTGAATCATAAAACAAAAGGAAAGAAATTCAGATAG
- a CDS encoding nucleoside-diphosphate sugar epimerase/dehydratase, whose product MIPKITNWYFSKKALPYWGVLALDCLIVMFSGYVATYLEVGGLEFAQLFWPITNGILISMVLYVVAFRLFRTYAGIIRYSSFIDLQHVAFATFVGSVLTYIASFVLASVNEINMPDLLGISRIFFVSTLLMWLERVAVKRMFDGFRAEDATSVAIYGTKNGGISIAYSIINAKEKEFCLVAFISDGVEMKNTYLLGKKVLLNGKGIAEDLKQMGVKVLLVSPLKSEMFRKNTAMIDEFLAAGIKIMMPSAAEEWDGKSPLTTQNLKEVDIEDLLPRDKIEVNMDAIGALLTGKKIFITGAAGSIGSEMVRQVAVYKPAKMILIDQAETPMHTVRLMMARQFGDIKCETIVSSIANKKHMEKIFAAHQPDYVFHAAAYKHVPMMENNPGIAVQNNIYGTRIIANLAVKYGTRKFVMISTDKAVNPTNVMGCSKRICEIYCQSLNRAIIEGKVKGVTQFVTTRFGNVLGSNGSVIPLFREQIKRGGPLTVTHPDIIRFFMLIPEACKLVLEAGTMGKGGEIFVFDMGDPVKIVDLAKRMISLSGARNIDIKFTGLRDGEKLFEEMLNDEEQTKPTHHPKIMVASVREYDYETACQNEIRLLEASRSFDDMAIVKIMKEIVPEYKSKCSKYEVLDKTLNAQLMTDILLKIKSTH is encoded by the coding sequence ATGATTCCAAAAATCACCAATTGGTATTTCTCTAAGAAAGCACTTCCTTATTGGGGGGTACTTGCTTTGGATTGTCTTATTGTAATGTTCTCCGGATACGTTGCAACGTATCTTGAAGTTGGAGGTTTAGAATTTGCTCAGTTATTCTGGCCAATAACAAACGGCATACTAATCAGCATGGTGCTTTATGTTGTGGCGTTTCGATTATTTCGTACCTACGCCGGTATTATCCGTTATTCATCTTTTATAGACTTGCAGCATGTAGCGTTCGCCACATTTGTAGGATCAGTACTTACCTACATAGCCTCTTTTGTACTGGCATCTGTCAATGAAATCAATATGCCGGATCTTTTGGGCATTAGTAGAATATTCTTCGTCTCTACTCTCCTTATGTGGTTGGAGCGTGTAGCTGTCAAGCGTATGTTCGATGGGTTCCGTGCAGAGGATGCAACATCTGTTGCCATCTACGGTACCAAGAATGGTGGCATTAGCATTGCTTATAGCATCATAAACGCAAAGGAAAAGGAATTCTGTCTTGTGGCTTTCATCTCAGATGGTGTGGAAATGAAGAATACTTACTTGCTGGGGAAGAAGGTATTATTGAATGGCAAGGGTATCGCTGAAGATTTGAAGCAGATGGGTGTAAAAGTGCTCCTCGTTTCTCCGCTAAAAAGTGAGATGTTCCGCAAAAATACAGCCATGATTGACGAATTTCTTGCTGCCGGTATCAAGATCATGATGCCGTCTGCAGCAGAGGAATGGGATGGTAAGAGTCCTCTGACTACCCAGAACCTCAAGGAAGTGGATATTGAAGATCTCCTTCCTCGTGATAAGATTGAGGTGAATATGGATGCCATTGGTGCATTACTTACTGGTAAGAAGATTTTTATTACAGGTGCTGCCGGCTCCATTGGCAGTGAGATGGTTCGTCAGGTGGCGGTATACAAGCCTGCGAAGATGATTCTCATTGATCAGGCAGAGACTCCTATGCACACTGTACGTCTCATGATGGCTCGTCAGTTTGGTGACATAAAGTGCGAAACCATTGTTTCCAGCATTGCTAATAAGAAACACATGGAGAAGATATTTGCTGCGCATCAGCCGGATTACGTGTTCCATGCAGCTGCCTACAAGCATGTGCCCATGATGGAGAACAACCCTGGTATTGCTGTTCAGAACAATATCTATGGTACACGTATAATTGCAAACCTTGCAGTGAAGTACGGCACCAGGAAGTTCGTAATGATCTCAACCGATAAGGCAGTTAACCCAACGAACGTAATGGGTTGCTCAAAGCGAATCTGCGAGATTTACTGTCAGTCACTCAATAGGGCTATTATTGAGGGTAAGGTGAAGGGGGTTACTCAGTTTGTAACAACTCGTTTTGGTAACGTATTGGGAAGCAATGGCTCGGTAATTCCTCTGTTCCGTGAGCAGATTAAGAGGGGTGGTCCGCTTACCGTTACTCATCCGGATATCATTCGCTTCTTTATGCTGATTCCAGAGGCTTGTAAGCTTGTGCTGGAGGCAGGTACCATGGGTAAGGGTGGCGAAATCTTTGTTTTCGACATGGGTGATCCGGTAAAGATTGTTGACCTTGCCAAACGCATGATCAGCCTTTCCGGAGCCAGGAACATCGACATCAAATTCACCGGACTTCGTGATGGTGAGAAACTCTTCGAGGAGATGCTGAACGATGAAGAGCAGACAAAGCCTACACACCATCCTAAGATTATGGTTGCCAGCGTTCGTGAATACGATTACGAGACCGCATGCCAAAACGAAATACGTTTGCTGGAAGCATCCCGTTCGTTCGACGATATGGCTATCGTGAAGATAATGAAAGAAATTGTGCCGGAGTACAAGAGCAAGTGCTCTAAGTATGAGGTGTTGGATAAGACGTTGAATGCGCAACTGATGACTGATATTTTATTAAAAATAAAATCAACCCATTAA
- a CDS encoding WbuC family cupin fold metalloprotein, whose amino-acid sequence MQVDQDLLNSLLAQAKENSRLRMNMDMRTSSADTSQRMLNALLPGTEVPIHRHEETSESVICLCGKLYEIIYEESVAKETIFKEVDRILLCPAEGKYGCQVPKGAWHTIEVLEPSVIFEAKDGAYK is encoded by the coding sequence ATACAGGTAGATCAAGATCTCTTAAACTCGCTTTTAGCTCAGGCAAAGGAGAATTCAAGATTGAGAATGAATATGGATATGCGAACATCGTCTGCAGATACTTCTCAGAGAATGCTGAACGCATTACTTCCAGGTACGGAAGTGCCTATCCACCGTCATGAAGAGACGAGTGAGTCTGTGATCTGTCTGTGTGGTAAACTGTATGAGATAATATACGAAGAATCTGTTGCAAAGGAGACTATATTCAAGGAAGTAGACCGTATCCTCCTATGCCCGGCAGAAGGCAAGTATGGCTGTCAGGTGCCTAAGGGTGCATGGCACACAATCGAAGTACTGGAGCCTTCAGTCATCTTCGAGGCTAAGGATGGTGCTTACAAATAA
- a CDS encoding sugar transferase, which translates to MVYRFVKRVFDFVCALIGIIGTSPFWIVGIVGILISDWGPLFYVATRIGKYNKPFKMYKFRSMRVAKAANETSLRPDEDRIFPFGHFIRNAKIDELPQLLNILNGTMSIVGPRPVAQDQFDMFRYGKWNEAAKFPVGLSGPAALYDYIYGDQITDVDEYMEKVYPTRKELEYTYVQKMGVFYDLKMIVYTVICILYAVCGKECTWILNELKDAAKETMK; encoded by the coding sequence ATGGTATATAGATTTGTTAAGCGCGTTTTCGACTTCGTTTGCGCTTTGATTGGCATTATTGGTACTTCACCATTCTGGATTGTAGGTATCGTAGGCATTTTGATTTCTGATTGGGGGCCACTCTTTTATGTAGCAACTCGCATAGGTAAGTATAATAAGCCTTTCAAAATGTATAAGTTCCGCTCAATGAGGGTAGCAAAGGCTGCAAATGAGACAAGTCTTCGTCCTGATGAAGACCGTATCTTCCCATTCGGTCACTTCATCCGCAATGCGAAGATTGATGAGTTGCCTCAGCTGCTGAACATTCTTAACGGCACAATGAGCATTGTTGGCCCTCGTCCTGTGGCTCAGGATCAATTCGACATGTTTCGCTATGGTAAGTGGAATGAAGCAGCAAAGTTCCCTGTTGGCTTAAGCGGTCCTGCAGCTCTGTATGACTACATCTACGGTGACCAGATCACTGATGTGGATGAATACATGGAGAAGGTGTATCCAACCCGTAAGGAATTGGAGTACACTTATGTTCAGAAGATGGGCGTATTCTATGACCTGAAAATGATTGTCTACACTGTAATCTGCATCCTTTATGCTGTGTGTGGTAAGGAGTGCACATGGATCCTCAATGAACTGAAGGATGCCGCAAAGGAGACTATGAAATGA
- a CDS encoding PIG-L family deacetylase — translation MKFLIVVAHPDDEVLGAGASIYKWTREGHEVEVALMCTEAKARAFRPGDEELSSNWGESATYLGIGKKYEATFPNIEMNTVPHLKLVQFIENAIMESEPDIIITHHPADTNNDHLQTSMACQEAIRLFQRRPEVKRVKEFWYMEVPSCSEWAINNAMNLFRPNCYVEVGKEGVDAKIKALSMYRGVMRPYPHPRSAEYITGLAAMRGGQWGQNYSESFEVVLRAF, via the coding sequence ATGAAATTCTTAATAGTTGTGGCTCATCCGGATGATGAGGTATTGGGTGCAGGTGCATCTATTTATAAATGGACAAGAGAAGGACATGAGGTGGAAGTTGCTTTAATGTGTACAGAAGCAAAGGCTCGTGCTTTTCGCCCTGGCGATGAAGAACTGAGCAGTAATTGGGGCGAATCGGCTACTTATCTAGGTATAGGTAAGAAATATGAGGCTACGTTTCCTAACATTGAGATGAACACTGTGCCTCACTTGAAGTTGGTGCAGTTCATTGAAAACGCCATCATGGAGAGTGAGCCTGACATCATCATTACGCATCATCCTGCGGACACAAACAACGACCATCTGCAGACCTCAATGGCTTGTCAGGAGGCGATCCGTTTGTTCCAACGTCGTCCTGAGGTGAAGCGTGTGAAGGAGTTCTGGTATATGGAGGTTCCTTCTTGTAGTGAATGGGCAATAAACAATGCGATGAACCTATTCCGTCCCAACTGCTATGTCGAGGTGGGCAAGGAAGGTGTAGATGCAAAGATCAAGGCCCTCTCAATGTACCGTGGCGTGATGCGCCCTTATCCTCATCCTCGTTCAGCTGAGTATATCACTGGTTTGGCTGCTATGAGAGGTGGTCAGTGGGGGCAGAACTATTCGGAGTCATTTGAGGTTGTACTTAGAGCTTTCTAA
- a CDS encoding ATP-grasp domain-containing protein, whose product MKKVLILDGGAAHAMAIAECLKNSDYSVAVMCDDKNEYGYHTKFADERYLGADSHEPEYAEFMLGFLKGHKFDVLIPTSDTAAEFMSFHKVELEKLTGVLMPAREVFEMGYDKNNLMTVCRENGFPHPQTVDLRGWNGKKEIEALKNGSFPYPGLLKPNLTSGGRGMTLVNSYEELMGGYPAIYAQYGECHLQQFIKEGGRQVKVQIMTDKDGRSEYSSVIWKQRYYPVNGGSSCCNMTIEDSKIAGICADVLEKIGWIGFADFDLIEDPLTKKLLIMEINPRIPACVRSAFKSGMDYATMIADATLGLPLREYKYESGKCLRHLGFDVLWFLKSPNRFKTKPSWFRFFGKDTYYQDWIYGDFGAFFWGTWGNFKKQMDPEFRKAKSGVKR is encoded by the coding sequence ATGAAAAAGGTTCTGATACTAGATGGTGGTGCTGCTCATGCAATGGCGATTGCAGAGTGCCTGAAGAATAGCGACTACAGTGTGGCTGTGATGTGTGACGATAAGAATGAATACGGTTATCACACGAAGTTTGCCGATGAGCGCTATCTGGGTGCGGACAGTCACGAACCGGAATATGCGGAGTTTATGCTCGGTTTCCTGAAGGGGCATAAATTTGATGTACTGATTCCTACCTCTGACACTGCGGCTGAGTTTATGAGTTTCCACAAGGTGGAACTGGAGAAGCTGACAGGTGTACTAATGCCTGCCCGTGAAGTATTTGAGATGGGATATGATAAGAATAATCTGATGACGGTCTGCCGTGAAAATGGGTTTCCTCATCCTCAAACAGTAGACCTACGAGGTTGGAATGGTAAAAAAGAGATAGAAGCGCTAAAGAATGGTTCGTTCCCTTATCCTGGACTGCTGAAGCCGAACTTGACGAGTGGTGGTAGAGGCATGACATTGGTGAATAGCTATGAGGAGCTGATGGGGGGGTATCCTGCCATTTATGCACAGTATGGCGAGTGTCACCTGCAGCAGTTTATCAAGGAGGGTGGCCGACAGGTGAAGGTACAGATCATGACGGACAAGGACGGCAGGTCTGAATATTCATCGGTGATCTGGAAGCAGCGTTACTATCCGGTAAATGGCGGTAGCAGTTGCTGCAATATGACCATCGAGGATTCTAAAATAGCTGGTATTTGTGCAGATGTGCTCGAAAAGATTGGATGGATTGGTTTTGCTGACTTCGATTTGATTGAGGATCCTCTAACCAAGAAGCTGCTAATCATGGAGATCAACCCAAGAATTCCAGCTTGTGTAAGGTCAGCTTTCAAGTCGGGCATGGACTATGCGACGATGATTGCGGATGCTACACTGGGATTGCCACTGAGGGAGTACAAGTACGAGTCGGGAAAGTGCCTTCGTCACTTGGGCTTCGATGTGTTGTGGTTCCTGAAGTCGCCTAACCGTTTCAAGACGAAGCCTTCATGGTTCCGCTTCTTTGGTAAAGATACTTATTATCAGGATTGGATCTACGGTGACTTTGGTGCTTTTTTCTGGGGCACTTGGGGTAATTTCAAGAAGCAAATGGATCCGGAGTTCAGAAAAGCAAAATCTGGTGTTAAACGATAA
- a CDS encoding glycosyltransferase family 4 protein — translation MKNVKKKVLIVSQYYYPEQFQINEIATELVKRGYDVTVLCGLPNYPKGILFDGYRTVEESKEREQENFEKTGVQVIHVDQVPRGHNLLKLVMNYYSYMKNSKKAIRELPADFDVVFGYQLSPITSMYAALEYKKLYGAPILYYTLDIWPVSAESMLKSKRNPLYAFAAKISREIYQEANRILLTSRPFIDYLNKANGVEVSKMGYLPQHAGTEMLNMELTSEDNSIADFLFAGNFGKGQRLDVIVNAAAVLGARKDYKIHMVGDGRMRETLEQMVREKGLQDNFIFYGNQKRQDMPSFYKKADALLITLRGNNEVGNTMPGKLQMYMTTGKPIFGAINGAAQEVIKESKCGSCVNACDHEGLAKMMLLFIEHPENYTEAGGNARKFFKANFTLKRYTDGLCKELDALVKR, via the coding sequence ATGAAAAATGTCAAGAAGAAAGTTCTGATTGTTTCGCAATACTATTACCCTGAACAGTTTCAGATTAATGAAATTGCTACGGAACTGGTGAAAAGGGGGTACGATGTAACAGTTCTCTGTGGTTTGCCTAATTATCCGAAAGGCATTCTCTTCGATGGGTACAGAACAGTAGAAGAATCTAAAGAACGTGAACAAGAAAACTTCGAAAAGACAGGTGTACAGGTTATTCATGTAGATCAGGTTCCAAGAGGACATAATCTGCTGAAACTGGTGATGAACTACTATAGCTATATGAAAAACAGCAAGAAGGCTATAAGGGAACTTCCTGCAGATTTTGATGTGGTATTTGGTTATCAGTTGAGCCCAATCACAAGTATGTATGCAGCTTTGGAGTACAAGAAACTGTATGGTGCTCCCATCCTGTACTACACGTTGGATATTTGGCCTGTATCTGCAGAGTCTATGCTAAAGAGCAAGAGGAATCCATTGTATGCTTTTGCCGCTAAGATAAGCCGCGAAATTTATCAAGAAGCTAACCGAATCCTTTTAACATCAAGGCCTTTCATAGACTACCTAAATAAAGCGAATGGTGTAGAGGTATCCAAAATGGGATACTTACCACAACATGCTGGTACCGAAATGCTTAATATGGAGTTAACTTCAGAAGATAATAGCATTGCTGATTTCCTTTTCGCCGGTAACTTCGGAAAGGGTCAGCGACTGGATGTAATAGTGAATGCAGCTGCTGTACTGGGTGCACGTAAGGACTACAAGATCCACATGGTGGGTGATGGACGTATGCGTGAGACCTTGGAACAGATGGTACGCGAGAAGGGATTGCAGGACAACTTCATTTTCTACGGTAACCAGAAGCGTCAGGATATGCCTTCATTCTACAAGAAGGCGGATGCTCTGCTGATTACCCTGCGTGGAAACAATGAGGTGGGCAATACGATGCCTGGAAAACTGCAGATGTATATGACCACCGGTAAACCGATCTTTGGCGCTATCAATGGTGCTGCTCAGGAGGTGATAAAAGAGTCTAAATGCGGTAGTTGTGTGAATGCGTGCGACCATGAAGGATTGGCGAAGATGATGTTGCTCTTCATTGAGCACCCGGAAAATTATACTGAAGCTGGTGGAAATGCGAGAAAATTCTTCAAGGCCAACTTCACATTGAAAAGATATACGGATGGTCTCTGCAAGGAGCTGGATGCTCTTGTGAAGAGATAA